The Hominilimicola fabiformis genome window below encodes:
- a CDS encoding helix-turn-helix domain-containing protein, translating to MRTWNDYKEHVREVDPIAANDINEIENIASIVGALIEQRTALGISQRELASLCGIPQSSVARIESYKSTPNLDTLLKIMQPLGLKLTVSPTK from the coding sequence ATGAGAACATGGAATGATTATAAAGAACACGTAAGAGAAGTTGATCCGATTGCCGCTAACGATATTAATGAAATTGAGAATATCGCATCTATTGTCGGTGCACTGATAGAACAGCGGACCGCTCTCGGTATAAGTCAGCGTGAGCTTGCTTCGCTTTGCGGAATCCCGCAATCATCAGTTGCACGTATTGAATCGTATAAATCAACTCCAAATCTTGATACTTTGCTTAAAATAATGCAGCCGCTTGGTCTTAAGCTTACTGTATCACCAACTAAATAA
- a CDS encoding type II toxin-antitoxin system RelE/ParE family toxin, with product MYTIEFYENAHGKSELWDLLELLRTKIKTSKDARIQYNQTVLYIQLLQDNCTRLPKDVTKHIEDGIWELRPGNNRIFYFFFENNTFVLLHQFRKKTQKTPHREIEKAKSERSDYLSRKERA from the coding sequence ATGTACACTATCGAATTTTACGAAAATGCACACGGCAAATCTGAACTATGGGATCTTTTAGAGTTATTGCGTACAAAAATCAAAACAAGTAAAGACGCCCGTATTCAATACAATCAAACAGTACTCTATATACAGCTATTACAAGATAATTGTACTCGTTTACCCAAAGATGTCACAAAGCATATTGAGGACGGTATATGGGAATTACGTCCCGGAAATAACCGCATATTTTATTTCTTTTTTGAAAACAATACCTTTGTTCTGCTTCATCAGTTCCGTAAAAAAACACAAAAAACACCACACAGAGAAATTGAAAAAGCAAAATCTGAACGCAGTGATTATCTATCCAGAAAGGAGCGTGCTTAA
- a CDS encoding phage portal protein yields MNIIKSIFKPRDKPKNHTGDGIGGGRSFPFGRTWSGKSVTERSAMQTTAVYACVRIISETVASLPIHLYEYTDSGKERAFTHPLYRLLHDIPNPEMNSFIMREVMMSHLLLWGNSYSQIIRNGKGEVTALYPLMPEKMRIDRGADSKIYYTYNSDKQGTFVFRKDEILHIVGLGFDGLVGYSPIAMAKNAIGLSIAAEEYGSSFFSNSGTPSGVLEHPGVLKEPEKVRDAWNDAYGGSSNAHKVAVLEEGMKFNPISINPHEAQFLETRKFQVNEICRIFRVPPHMIADLEKSSFNNIEQQSLDFVTNTIRPWLVRIEQTIFQQLLTEEEQKKYFVKFNVDGLLRGDFKSRMSGYAIGRQNGWYSANDIRELEDMNKIPKELGGDRYLCNGNMVDINNAGNYNSGGESENE; encoded by the coding sequence ATGAACATAATAAAATCAATATTCAAACCAAGAGACAAGCCTAAAAATCATACGGGAGACGGTATCGGCGGAGGACGTTCATTTCCTTTCGGGCGAACGTGGTCGGGAAAATCTGTGACGGAACGGTCGGCTATGCAGACAACGGCAGTATATGCGTGTGTTCGTATCATATCTGAAACGGTAGCAAGTCTGCCGATTCATCTTTATGAATACACGGACAGCGGAAAAGAGCGAGCCTTTACGCATCCGTTGTACAGACTTCTGCACGATATACCCAATCCTGAAATGAACAGTTTCATAATGCGTGAGGTTATGATGTCACATCTGCTTTTATGGGGGAATTCGTATTCACAGATTATCCGAAACGGTAAAGGTGAGGTTACGGCGCTGTATCCGCTTATGCCGGAAAAGATGCGTATAGACAGAGGTGCGGACAGCAAAATATATTACACATATAACAGTGATAAGCAGGGGACATTTGTATTTCGCAAAGATGAAATTCTGCATATAGTCGGATTGGGATTTGACGGACTGGTGGGATACTCACCGATTGCTATGGCTAAGAATGCGATAGGACTTTCTATTGCTGCCGAAGAATACGGCTCAAGTTTTTTCTCAAACAGCGGTACACCAAGCGGAGTTTTGGAACATCCGGGAGTTTTGAAAGAGCCGGAAAAAGTTCGTGACGCATGGAATGACGCATACGGCGGAAGTTCAAATGCACACAAGGTTGCGGTGTTGGAAGAAGGAATGAAATTCAATCCGATTTCGATAAATCCTCATGAGGCACAGTTTCTTGAAACAAGAAAATTTCAGGTGAATGAAATATGTAGAATATTTCGTGTTCCTCCGCATATGATTGCTGATTTGGAAAAATCAAGTTTTAACAATATAGAACAGCAGTCGCTTGATTTTGTGACAAATACAATCCGACCGTGGCTTGTGAGGATAGAGCAGACAATATTTCAGCAGCTTCTGACAGAAGAAGAACAGAAAAAATACTTCGTAAAATTCAATGTTGACGGACTTCTGCGAGGGGATTTTAAAAGCCGTATGAGCGGATATGCTATCGGTAGACAGAATGGGTGGTACAGTGCAAACGATATAAGGGAATTGGAGGATATGAATAAAATACCTAAAGAGCTTGGCGGTGACAGATATTTATGTAACGGCAATATGGTTGATATAAACAATGCCGGAAATTACAACAGCGGGGGTGAAAGTGAAAATGAGTAA